The Pyxidicoccus trucidator genome segment CCCGCGCCCGGCCTGACGCGCGAGCAGGTGGACACCCACGCCACCCGCTGCCCGGACCTCGCCGTGCGCGACGAGATGTCCCGCCGCATCCTCGCCGCCAAGGAGGCCGGGGACAGCCTGGGCGGCTCCATCGACGTGCGCGTGGAGGGCCTGCCCGTCGGCCTGGGCGAGCCCATCTTCGGGAAGATCAAGGCGCTCATCGCCCAGGCGCTCGGCAGCATCGGCGCGGTGACGGGTGTCGTCTGGGGGCCGCCGGACCTGCTCGAGCGCATCGGCCAGCCCGGCACCGTCTTCCACTCGGTGAAGGACGCCTACGGCGGCATCCAGGGGGGCCTGGCCAACGGGGAGCCCATGCAGGTGCGCGCCTTCTTCAAGCCGCCCGCCACGCTGATGGACCACGCCAAGGGCGGGCGCCATGACCCGTGCATCATGCCCCGCGCCGTCCCCGTGCTGGAGGCGATGGTGTCCATGGTCATCGCCGACCTCGTCCTGCAGCTGAACGCCCGGCCCCACACCCTATGACGACCGCCTTCCTTCCTCCCGGGGCCTACCGTCCGCCCGTCGACCGCTGGGGCACCTTCGCCCGTC includes the following:
- the aroC gene encoding chorismate synthase, producing MNTFGTLFRLTTFGESHGPALGSIIDGCPAGVPLTREQIQVALDRRRPGQSALVTARSEPDQVEILSGVFEDKTLGTPIAAIVRNTNQRSGDYEKLKAEDRPGHADAVWRERFKHRDHRGGGRTSGRETLCRVIGGAIAEAYLARDLPAIRTVAYVSQVGELVAAVPAPGLTREQVDTHATRCPDLAVRDEMSRRILAAKEAGDSLGGSIDVRVEGLPVGLGEPIFGKIKALIAQALGSIGAVTGVVWGPPDLLERIGQPGTVFHSVKDAYGGIQGGLANGEPMQVRAFFKPPATLMDHAKGGRHDPCIMPRAVPVLEAMVSMVIADLVLQLNARPHTL